A portion of the Dissulfuribacter thermophilus genome contains these proteins:
- the dnaE gene encoding DNA polymerase III subunit alpha — MIEDAHLYEDRFVNLEAESAYSFLHGTYRPEELVRAIKSLGQRAVGLTDRWSMYGLADFVVSARKEGIQPIIGARIMLKDGSWLSLYPLNRNGFKNLNAIITNGLLRSPTPFVTLKELRDKADYLIAIAGGHLSTIRAFARKGNIEAAEKGLLELKSIFDHNLYLCLSKNVEDDRATNRLLNELAAKHSIRTIISNPVVYLRKCDAWLHRLLIKIQVKHHKRTVTALAGDSFYPLTLKKALELIPYENAALETIKLAQRLKGFKILTGQSAIRRNLAQYETESAKDILWRMSLKALSRRYSPCAPAYISRLSKEIEVISQKGLSKIFLLMSEIKRFSDSKGIISSIRGSSGGSLLVHLLLGGPDPIRHRLLFERFINQGRVDIPDIDMDFDSERRDEVTHWLLNHEPERSALVATIHTFRPRSAVRLLARAMGYPLYEIERLTKCLPWSLRGISLERALQHLPELKDSPLKNEKHLVRAAERLEGLPFQSSVHLGGVVVAPDDILYWTPLFSSRKKFRVTHLDKDAVETLGLLKLDLLGLRMHTAIKKALECIPNLSSPGGQTIKNIPIDDRKTYELLSSGDTLGVFQLESPGQRNLVARLLPERFEDIVAEISLFRPGPVKSDMVTRYLKRRHGEEAIDYLHPILAPILKETYGVIVFQEQVLEIVHRFAGFSYDDADAFRRAMTKNRSKREMERLKQAFMDGAKRMGHSKELAEKVFKRVSAFAAYGFCKAHAVAFSEITLKSAYIKAHYPKEFYIGLLNAGHVGSYPPGVILNEARRKGIPIYPPNVNKSALKYAPEGPGIRLPLTVIYGIGPRIAQRIIEERDRNGPYFGIYDLKARTGLNNAVLDTLYIAGTIKGALKAA, encoded by the coding sequence ATGATTGAAGATGCTCACCTCTATGAGGACAGATTCGTAAACCTTGAGGCAGAAAGTGCCTACAGCTTTCTCCACGGCACATATAGGCCGGAAGAACTCGTAAGGGCTATAAAGAGTCTTGGCCAGCGGGCAGTAGGTCTAACAGACAGGTGGAGCATGTATGGATTGGCGGACTTTGTTGTATCCGCGCGAAAAGAGGGAATTCAGCCAATAATTGGGGCAAGGATAATGCTAAAGGACGGTTCATGGCTAAGCCTATATCCCCTTAACAGAAATGGCTTTAAAAATCTAAATGCCATTATTACAAACGGGCTCTTAAGATCTCCTACCCCATTCGTAACATTAAAAGAGCTAAGGGATAAGGCAGACTATCTTATAGCAATTGCAGGCGGACACCTTTCAACGATCAGGGCATTTGCAAGGAAGGGAAATATTGAGGCTGCTGAAAAGGGGCTCTTAGAGCTAAAGTCCATATTTGACCACAATCTCTACCTTTGCCTTTCAAAAAATGTAGAAGATGATCGAGCCACCAACAGACTTTTGAACGAACTAGCAGCGAAACATTCCATTCGGACCATTATATCCAACCCTGTAGTTTACTTAAGAAAGTGTGATGCCTGGCTCCACAGACTGCTCATAAAAATCCAGGTAAAACACCACAAAAGAACAGTAACAGCCCTTGCCGGAGATTCATTTTATCCTCTCACGCTAAAGAAAGCCCTAGAGCTCATCCCCTATGAGAATGCAGCATTAGAAACCATTAAGCTTGCGCAAAGACTAAAGGGATTCAAGATCCTTACAGGCCAATCAGCAATTAGAAGGAATCTGGCACAATATGAGACAGAGAGCGCAAAAGACATATTATGGAGGATGTCTCTTAAAGCATTATCAAGGCGTTACAGTCCATGTGCCCCTGCGTATATCTCAAGGCTATCAAAAGAGATAGAGGTCATATCCCAAAAAGGCCTTTCAAAGATATTTCTTTTAATGAGTGAGATAAAACGGTTCTCAGACTCAAAAGGAATCATTTCCAGTATACGAGGCTCATCAGGAGGGTCCCTTCTCGTTCATCTCCTCCTTGGAGGACCTGACCCCATACGCCACAGGCTCCTTTTTGAGAGATTCATAAACCAGGGAAGAGTCGATATCCCTGATATTGACATGGACTTTGACTCGGAAAGAAGAGACGAAGTCACCCACTGGCTCTTAAACCATGAACCTGAACGCTCTGCTCTCGTTGCCACAATCCATACCTTCAGGCCAAGGAGTGCTGTACGGCTTTTAGCCCGGGCCATGGGATACCCCCTTTATGAGATAGAGAGGCTCACAAAGTGTCTTCCATGGTCACTAAGGGGCATATCCCTTGAAAGGGCCCTTCAACACCTCCCTGAGCTAAAAGACTCCCCTCTTAAGAACGAAAAACACCTCGTCCGTGCAGCAGAACGGCTGGAGGGCCTTCCATTTCAGTCATCTGTGCACCTTGGAGGCGTGGTAGTGGCCCCTGACGATATTCTCTACTGGACTCCCCTCTTTTCTTCCAGAAAGAAATTTCGGGTAACACACCTCGATAAGGATGCAGTAGAGACACTTGGGCTCTTAAAGCTAGACCTCCTAGGCCTAAGGATGCATACAGCCATTAAAAAAGCCCTCGAGTGCATACCTAACCTCAGTAGTCCAGGTGGCCAGACCATCAAAAATATCCCTATAGATGATCGTAAGACCTATGAACTCTTAAGCTCTGGAGACACCCTTGGAGTCTTTCAGCTTGAATCTCCAGGGCAGCGAAACCTTGTTGCAAGACTCCTTCCTGAAAGGTTTGAAGACATAGTAGCTGAAATCTCGCTCTTCAGGCCAGGGCCAGTAAAAAGCGATATGGTGACCAGATACCTAAAAAGGCGACACGGAGAGGAGGCAATAGACTACCTCCACCCAATTCTCGCCCCGATTCTTAAAGAAACATATGGCGTTATCGTGTTTCAGGAACAGGTTCTAGAGATCGTCCATAGGTTTGCAGGCTTTTCATACGACGACGCAGACGCATTTAGACGGGCTATGACAAAAAACCGTTCAAAGCGTGAGATGGAGCGCCTCAAACAGGCCTTTATGGATGGAGCAAAACGCATGGGGCATTCAAAAGAACTTGCGGAAAAGGTCTTCAAGAGGGTATCAGCCTTTGCTGCTTATGGCTTTTGCAAGGCTCATGCAGTGGCTTTTTCTGAAATCACTCTAAAGAGCGCTTACATAAAGGCCCACTACCCAAAAGAGTTTTATATAGGGCTTCTAAATGCAGGCCATGTCGGCTCCTATCCTCCAGGTGTAATCCTGAATGAGGCAAGAAGAAAGGGGATCCCAATCTATCCGCCAAACGTAAATAAGAGCGCTCTAAAATATGCTCCAGAAGGTCCGGGCATACGACTTCCCCTAACAGTCATATACGGTATTGGCCCCAGGATTGCTCAGAGGATAATTGAGGAAAGGGATAGGAACGGGCCGTACTTTGGCATTTACGACTTAAAAGCAAGGACAGGGCTAAATAACGCCGTATTAGATACTCTTTACATTGCCGGTACTATAAAAGGAGCACTTAAAGCCGCATGA
- a CDS encoding OB-fold nucleic acid binding domain-containing protein: protein MNPIETNLDFHIFDLWVNGHPLEYLRPQLNALGFLSKKDLETIPNNSMVKVAGALVMVHTPPTRSGKRVMFITIEDETGLIDLVAFEDIQKKWAREIFTSEILAVEGILKKEGKGKRAMSIVVKRIFPQIP from the coding sequence ATGAATCCCATAGAAACAAACCTTGACTTTCATATATTTGATCTCTGGGTAAATGGTCATCCGCTAGAGTATTTGCGTCCACAGTTAAATGCCCTGGGCTTTTTAAGTAAAAAGGACCTTGAGACCATCCCCAATAATTCAATGGTAAAGGTGGCAGGCGCCCTTGTAATGGTGCATACTCCACCAACACGATCTGGCAAAAGGGTGATGTTTATAACCATAGAAGACGAAACAGGTCTCATTGACCTTGTGGCCTTTGAAGATATTCAAAAGAAGTGGGCAAGAGAAATCTTCACATCTGAAATTTTAGCTGTTGAAGGCATATTGAAAAAAGAGGGCAAGGGGAAAAGGGCTATGTCGATTGTAGTAAAAAGGATCTTTCCCCAAATCCCTTAG
- a CDS encoding efflux RND transporter permease subunit produces the protein MDTKKQALKNIVERFLDQPHLIISIVLLTVSMGIIAFRSMPLNLFPDANYPVITVLIPWPGASAEDVEDKVTRIVEKELSTVDLARKVRSVSQDEMAAVSVEFEYKKGLDAASTDVANALKRIESRLPLDIRPPEIFRVSDATAPVFTLALVPRQNSQLDLEKVRQLADNEIREEFLRIPEVSNVEVFGGYFPEITVEIDPTRLHAHGLSLEEVILSIRSQNVNIPNGLIIRKDDELLLKTQGERLSKAKLKQIVVGEDKGGGEIYLGDIANIKTSYSERRSFFRGNGKAAIGLNILRSEKGHVTTTIAAVEAALPKIEKKYPEIRFEVVDTQKGLIETSISNMVDALRDSIILTVSVIFLMLANSRMSILAAISIPFTYFFTFACMYVLGYELNIVTLTAVIVAVGLLVDDTIVVIENIERHYHSLKKSLCQSIIDGVSEIFLADWSGTFTTIIVLVPIMFIGGYVQKILRQFTVVLSLALIASFIISVTVIPLFTRYILRANSRKSRIDMVLGIFGRYVVDPIRDFFVALVNFALGHKLLFIIPGIVLFILSMRFVMPLAGRDLMPPMDTGIVKIAFETFPGSSITRTEEVAKSIEEVIKDMPGIESISTTVGSEPGVVSFGTGRIPEQGLITVHFIDRFHRKETIWDIEDAIRERTSNIPGLKSIDVYDFGATPLSSIAAPVDIMISGPDPVVLDRIADEVKARLMKVRGLTTVSRSWTMDKVQLLIDIDESKAKRYGLGPAEIAKELTSAIKGEAASVLRVPGEDGYLIRVQYPLDKRDSVQDIGEIYIPSKYGPVPLRELASIKKSYTRTKFTRQDLQPTISVYGYRATSSISHLQERIDKALSGLTLPAGYTISHEGEVKNMKEAGKRLGKALGLAIILLFFTLVPTFRSWINPVTIMLAIPLSLIGAAWGLVLAGRHACMPANMGMILLAGIVVNNSILLIDFIEQARAKGANIRNAIEEAVRMRTRPILMTATCTIVGMLPIAAERALGLERLSPLAVVAIGGLIVATFLTLIYIPIFYDLFEKVRKKHMRI, from the coding sequence ATGGATACTAAAAAACAAGCGCTAAAAAACATTGTCGAGAGATTTCTGGATCAACCGCACCTCATCATCTCTATTGTCTTGCTCACAGTGTCAATGGGCATCATTGCCTTTAGGTCCATGCCCTTAAATCTCTTTCCAGATGCGAATTACCCTGTGATAACTGTCCTCATCCCATGGCCTGGAGCCTCAGCCGAAGACGTTGAGGACAAGGTCACCCGTATAGTAGAAAAAGAACTGTCTACAGTGGACCTTGCGAGAAAGGTGCGTTCTGTAAGTCAGGACGAAATGGCAGCGGTTTCCGTGGAGTTTGAGTATAAGAAGGGGCTTGATGCCGCCTCTACAGACGTTGCCAATGCCCTGAAACGCATTGAATCTAGGCTCCCACTAGACATACGTCCTCCAGAGATCTTTAGGGTAAGCGATGCAACTGCCCCAGTTTTTACCCTGGCCCTTGTTCCCAGGCAAAATAGCCAACTTGACCTTGAGAAGGTGAGGCAACTTGCGGACAATGAGATAAGAGAGGAGTTTCTAAGGATCCCAGAGGTCTCAAATGTTGAGGTGTTTGGTGGATATTTCCCTGAGATTACAGTGGAAATTGATCCAACAAGACTCCATGCCCATGGCCTTTCCCTGGAAGAGGTAATCCTTTCCATAAGGTCACAAAACGTGAACATCCCCAACGGGCTTATCATCAGAAAAGACGATGAACTCCTTTTGAAGACCCAGGGAGAGCGTCTTTCTAAGGCCAAGCTCAAACAGATCGTGGTAGGTGAAGACAAGGGCGGAGGAGAGATATACCTGGGTGATATTGCCAATATAAAGACCTCCTATTCAGAGCGTAGGTCATTTTTCCGAGGAAATGGCAAGGCTGCCATTGGTTTAAATATTCTTCGTTCAGAAAAGGGCCACGTCACAACAACCATTGCAGCAGTGGAGGCGGCGCTCCCCAAAATTGAGAAAAAGTACCCTGAGATCAGGTTTGAAGTTGTAGACACACAAAAAGGCCTTATCGAGACTAGCATCTCCAATATGGTTGATGCCCTTAGAGACTCCATCATTCTCACAGTAAGCGTTATTTTCCTCATGCTTGCAAATTCCCGTATGTCTATCCTTGCTGCAATATCTATCCCCTTTACGTACTTTTTTACCTTTGCCTGTATGTATGTGCTGGGCTATGAGCTCAACATAGTGACTCTAACAGCAGTAATTGTGGCTGTCGGGCTTTTGGTCGATGATACAATAGTTGTAATTGAAAATATTGAGCGACACTATCACAGTCTTAAAAAGTCCTTGTGCCAATCAATAATTGACGGTGTGAGTGAAATTTTTCTTGCAGATTGGTCTGGGACATTTACCACCATCATAGTCCTTGTACCCATCATGTTCATTGGTGGCTATGTTCAGAAGATCCTCAGGCAATTCACAGTTGTCTTATCCTTGGCCCTTATTGCAAGTTTTATAATATCGGTCACGGTCATCCCGCTTTTTACTAGGTACATTCTTAGGGCCAACTCCAGAAAGAGCAGGATTGACATGGTCTTGGGGATCTTTGGAAGGTATGTGGTGGATCCCATAAGGGATTTTTTCGTGGCCCTTGTGAATTTTGCCCTGGGTCATAAGCTCCTGTTTATAATTCCAGGGATTGTCCTTTTTATTCTGAGCATGCGTTTTGTAATGCCCCTTGCAGGACGCGATCTCATGCCTCCTATGGACACGGGAATTGTTAAGATAGCCTTTGAGACATTTCCTGGCTCCTCTATAACGAGGACTGAGGAAGTGGCCAAGTCCATTGAGGAAGTTATAAAGGATATGCCTGGTATAGAAAGTATCTCCACTACCGTCGGATCTGAACCAGGGGTAGTGAGTTTTGGCACTGGAAGGATCCCAGAACAGGGACTAATCACTGTCCATTTTATAGACAGATTTCACAGGAAAGAGACTATATGGGACATTGAGGATGCCATTAGGGAGAGGACCAGTAATATTCCCGGATTAAAGAGCATTGATGTCTATGACTTTGGCGCCACACCACTTTCTTCCATTGCAGCACCTGTGGATATCATGATTTCAGGTCCTGATCCAGTGGTACTCGATAGGATTGCAGACGAAGTAAAGGCACGTCTAATGAAAGTGCGAGGCCTTACAACGGTTTCGCGTTCATGGACTATGGACAAGGTTCAGCTCTTAATTGATATTGACGAAAGTAAGGCAAAACGCTACGGTCTTGGCCCTGCTGAAATCGCAAAAGAGCTTACAAGCGCCATCAAAGGTGAAGCCGCTTCAGTGCTAAGGGTTCCAGGAGAGGACGGCTACCTCATAAGAGTACAGTATCCGTTGGATAAGAGGGATTCTGTCCAGGATATTGGTGAGATATACATTCCATCAAAGTATGGGCCAGTGCCATTAAGGGAATTGGCCTCTATAAAAAAGAGTTATACGAGGACAAAGTTTACACGCCAGGACCTTCAGCCCACAATAAGTGTTTATGGCTATAGGGCAACTTCTTCCATATCACATCTTCAGGAAAGGATAGATAAGGCCCTAAGCGGACTCACGCTTCCCGCCGGATACACAATAAGTCACGAAGGTGAGGTAAAGAACATGAAAGAGGCAGGGAAGCGCCTTGGAAAGGCCCTTGGCCTTGCGATCATACTCCTTTTCTTCACCCTTGTCCCCACCTTTCGCTCATGGATAAACCCAGTCACCATAATGCTGGCAATCCCGCTTTCACTTATAGGGGCTGCTTGGGGGCTTGTGCTGGCAGGCAGGCATGCCTGTATGCCAGCCAATATGGGCATGATCCTCCTTGCTGGAATTGTTGTAAACAATTCCATTCTCCTCATAGATTTCATAGAACAGGCCAGGGCAAAAGGAGCCAATATCAGGAATGCGATTGAAGAGGCAGTTCGGATGAGGACCAGGCCCATTCTTATGACTGCCACCTGTACCATTGTGGGAATGCTTCCAATAGCGGCTGAGCGCGCCCTTGGCCTTGAAAGGCTGTCTCCGCTTGCGGTTGTCGCCATAGGAGGACTCATAGTGGCCACATTTTTGACCCTTATATATATCCCTATATTCTATGACCTTTTTGAGAAGGTGAGAAAGAAACATATGAGGATTTAG
- a CDS encoding efflux RND transporter periplasmic adaptor subunit, with protein MSKANIKKGIFLVILVVLVVGGIKFIQKKKQELSQIPPPKEPIHVVDYATIREGNFSIEKYYLGTIRAKVTVEIAPRVSGHILEVRGREGDEVKKGDILVLIDDREERDRIKELSARVMAAKTALVTQEKIFKRDEKLFKEKAISQEALDISKKALDAARGELNALKASLETARTALSYTRLVAPFDGVITKRVQNPGDLAIPGKTVLEMEATDHGYYVEIKIPQDEVPLVFKGTRVFLRNGHSKNEIVQYVSRIHPSTGEGTLGIVEVDVATKPFGLPTGAVIDCRIEMGEVYGFKVPLRSILENTNSSYLYLIGNDLRVHIKKVRVLFEGEDYAVVSGPGLKDGDRVVVAQESALLRLHEGDKIKVSH; from the coding sequence ATGTCCAAGGCCAACATAAAAAAGGGAATCTTCTTAGTGATACTGGTTGTGCTTGTTGTCGGAGGTATAAAGTTCATCCAAAAGAAAAAACAGGAACTATCCCAGATTCCCCCACCAAAGGAACCCATCCACGTAGTTGATTACGCTACCATAAGAGAAGGGAATTTTTCCATTGAAAAATACTACCTTGGAACAATAAGGGCCAAGGTCACAGTGGAAATCGCCCCAAGGGTCTCTGGACACATCCTCGAGGTTAGGGGTAGGGAGGGCGATGAAGTCAAAAAGGGAGATATCCTTGTACTTATTGATGACAGAGAAGAAAGGGACAGAATCAAGGAACTTTCCGCTAGGGTCATGGCTGCAAAAACTGCCCTGGTTACTCAAGAAAAGATCTTCAAACGAGATGAAAAACTTTTTAAAGAAAAGGCAATTAGTCAGGAAGCCCTTGATATTTCAAAAAAAGCCTTAGATGCTGCTAGAGGAGAGTTGAATGCCCTCAAGGCCTCCCTTGAAACAGCACGTACGGCTCTATCTTATACGAGGCTCGTTGCCCCTTTCGACGGGGTCATTACAAAAAGAGTCCAGAATCCAGGTGATCTCGCAATTCCAGGGAAAACGGTCCTTGAAATGGAGGCCACAGACCATGGCTACTATGTTGAGATAAAAATTCCACAGGATGAGGTCCCTTTGGTTTTCAAAGGAACACGGGTTTTCTTACGTAATGGCCATAGTAAAAATGAGATTGTTCAGTATGTAAGCCGCATTCATCCTTCAACAGGCGAGGGTACCCTTGGAATAGTCGAAGTAGACGTTGCCACTAAGCCGTTTGGCCTTCCCACGGGTGCAGTAATAGATTGTAGGATTGAGATGGGAGAGGTCTATGGGTTCAAGGTACCCTTGAGGTCCATTTTGGAAAATACCAATTCGTCTTATCTGTATCTCATTGGGAATGATCTCAGGGTTCACATCAAAAAAGTACGAGTCCTTTTTGAGGGAGAGGATTATGCCGTGGTTTCAGGACCAGGGTTAAAGGATGGTGATCGAGTAGTGGTTGCACAGGAGAGTGCACTCTTGAGATTACATGAAGGGGATAAAATAAAGGTTTCTCACTAG